From a single Callithrix jacchus isolate 240 chromosome 5, calJac240_pri, whole genome shotgun sequence genomic region:
- the PER1 gene encoding period circadian protein homolog 1 isoform X1, with translation MSGPLEGADGGGDPSPGESFCPGGVPSPGPPQHRPCPGPSLADDTDANSNGSSGNESNGHESRGASQRSSHSSSSGNGKDSALLETTESSKSTNSQSPSPPSSSIAYSLLSASSEQDNPSTSGCSSEQSARARTQKELMTALRELKLRLPPERRGKGRSGTLATLQYALACVKQVQANQEYYQQWSLEEGEPCSMDMSTYTLEELEHITSEYTLRNQDTFSVAVSFLTGRIVYISEQAAILLRCKRDVFRGTRFSELLAPQDVGVFYGSTAPSRLPTWGTGASAGSGLRDFTQEKSVFCRIRGGPDRDLGPRYQPFRLTPYVTKIRVSDGAPAQPCCLLIAERIHSGYEAPRIPPDKRIFTTRHTPSCLFQDVDERAAPLLGYLPQDLLGAPVLLFLHPEDRPLMLAIHKKILQLAGQPFDHSPIRFCARNGEYVTMDTSWAGFVHPWSRKVAFVLGRHKVRTAPLNEDVFTPPAPSPVLPLDTDIQELSEQIHRLLLQPVHSPSSTGFSGVGPMTSPGPLHSPGSSSDSNGGDAEGPGPPAPVTFQQICKDVHLVKHQGQQLFIESRAWPQPRTRLPATGTFKAKTLPCQSPDPELETGPAPIQAPLALAPEEAERKEASSSSYQQINCLDSILRYLESCNIPSTTKRKCASSSSYTTSSASDDDKQRTGPVPVGTKKDPPSAVLSGEGATPRKEPVVGGTLSPLTLANKAESVVSATSQCSFSSTIVHVGDKKLPESDIIMMEDLPGLAPGPAPSPAPSPTVAPDPAPDAYRPVGLTKAVLSLHTQKEEQAFLSRFRDLGRLRGLDSSSTAPSAPGERGCHHSPAPQSRRHHCRSKAKRSRHHQNPRAETPCYVSHPSPVPPSTPWPPPPATTPFPAVVQPYPLQVFSPRGGPQPLPPAPTSVPQAAFPTPLVTPMVALVLPNYLFPTSSSYPYGAPQTPAEGPATASHSPSPSLPALPPSPPRGPDSPLFNSRCSSPLQLNLLQLEESPRAEGAAVAGGPGSSAGPPPPNEKAAEPEARLVEVTESSNQDALSGSSDLLELLLQEDSRSGTGSAASGSLGSGLGSGSGSGSHEGCSTSASITRSSQSSHTSKYFGSIDSSEAEAGAARAEAEPGDQVIKYVLQDPIWLLMANADQRVMMTYQVPSRDMTSVLKQDRERLRAMQKQQPRFSEDQRRELGAVHSWVRKGQLPRALDVMACVDCGSSTQDPGHPDDPLFELDGLGLEPMEEGGGEQGSSGGGSGEGEGCEEAGAQVGAKASSSQDLAMEEEEEGRSSASPALPTAGNSAS, from the exons ATGAGTGGCCCTCTAGAAGGGGCGGATGGAGGAGGGGACCCCAGTCCTGGAGAATCCTTTTGTCCTGGAGGGGTCCCATCCCCTGGGCCTCCACAGCACCGGCCTTGCCCAGGCCCCAGCCTGGCTGATGACACCGATGCCAACAGCAATGGTTCAAGCGGCAATGAGTCCAATGGGCATGAGTCCAGGGGTGCGTCTCAACGGAGCTCACACAGCTCCTCCTCAGGCAACGGCAAGGACTCAGCCCTGCTGGAGACCACTGAAAGCAGCAAGAG CACAAACTCTCAGAGCCCATCCCCACCCAGCAGTTCCATCGCctacagcctcctgagtgccAGCTCAGAGCAGGACAATCCATCCACCAGTGGCTGCAG CAGTGAACAGTCAGCCCGGGCAAGGACCCAGAAGGAACTCATGACAGCACTTCGAGAGCTCAAGCTTCGACTCCCGCCAGAGCGCCGGGGCAAGGGCCGCTCTGGGACCCTGGCCACACTGCAGTACGCATTGGCCTGTGTCAAGCAGGTGCAGG CCAACCAGGAATACTACCAGCAGTGGAGTCTGGAGGAGGGCGAGCCTTGCTCCATGGACATGTCCACCTACACATTGGAGGAGCTGGAGCACATCACGTCTGAGTACACACTTCGTAACCAG GATACCTTCTCGGTGGCTGTTTCCTTCCTGACGGGCCGAATTGTGTACATTTCGGAGCAGGCAGCCATCCTGCTGCGTTGCAAGCGAGACGTGTTCCGGGGTACCCGCTTCTCCGAGCTCCTGGCTCCCCAGGATGTGGGAGTTTTCTATGGTTCCACTGCTCCGTCTCGCCTGCCCACCTGGGGCACTGGGGCCTCTGCAG GTTCAGGCCTCAGGGACTTCACCCAGGAGAAGTCTGTTTTCTGTCGTATCAG GGGAGGTCCTGACCGGGACCTAGGGCCTCGGTACCAGCCATTCCGCCTTACCCCATATGTGACCAAGATCCGGGTCTCAGATGGGGCGCCTGCACAGCCATGCTGCCTGCTCATTGCAGAACGCATCCACTCGGGTTACGAAG CTCCTCGGATACCTCCTGACAAGAGGATTTTCACTACGAGGCACACACCCAGCTGCCTCTTCCAGGATGTAGATGAAAG GGCTGCCCCACTGCTGGGCTACCTGCCCCAGGACCTCCTGGGGGCCCCCGTGCTCCTGTTCCTGCATCCTGAAGACCGACCTCTCATGCTGGCTATCCACAAGAAGA TCCTGCAGTTGGCGGGCCAGCCCTTTGACCACTCCCCTATCCGCTTCTGTGCCCGCAACGGGGAATATGTCACCATGGACACTAGCTGGGCTGGTTTTGTGCACCCCTGGAGCCGCAAGGTAGCCTTCGTGTTGGGCCGCCACAAAGTTCGCAC GGCTCCCCTCAATGAGGACGTGTTCACTCCCCCGGCCCCCAGCCCAGTTCTGCCCCTGGACACTGATATCCAGGAGCTGTCAGAGCAGATCCACCGGCTGCTGCTGCAG CCTGTGCACAGCCCCAGCTCCACAGGCTTCTCTGGAGTTGGCCCTATGACATCCCCAGGCCCTCTCCACAGCCCTGGCTCCTCCAGTGATAGCAACGGGGGTGATGCAGAGGGACCTGGGCCTCCTGCACCA GTGACTTTCCAGCAGATCTGTAAGGATGTGCATCTGGTGAAGCACCAGGGGCAGCAGCTCTTTATTGAGTCTCGGGCCTGGCCTCAGCCCCGGACCCGCCTCCCTG CTACAGGCACATTCAAGGCCAAGACCCTTCCCTGCCAATCCCCAGACCCAGAGCTGGAGACAGGTCCTGCTCCCATCCAGGCCCCACTAGCCTTGGCCCCTGAGGAGGCCGAGAGGAAAGAGGCCTCCAGCTCCTCCTACCAACAGATCAACTGCCTGGACAGCATCCTCAG GTACCTGGAGAGCTGCAACATCCCCAGCACCACCAAGCGTAAatgtgcctcctcctcctcctacacCACCTCCTCAGCATCTGATGATGACAAGCAAAGGACAGGCCCAGTCCCTGTGGGGACCAAGAAAG ATCCGCCGTCAGCAGTGCTGTCTGGGGAGGGGGCCACTCCACGGAAGGAGCCAGTGGTGGGAGGCACCCTGAGCCCGCTCACCCTGGCCAATAAGGCGGAGAGCGTGGTGTCCGCCACAAGTCAGTGTAGCTTCAGCTCCACCATCGTCCATGTGGGAGACAAGAAGCTCCCGGAGTCGG ACATCATCATGATGGAGGACCTGCCTGGCCtagccccaggcccagcccccagcccagcccccagccccacagTAGCCCCTGACCCAGCCCCAGATGCCTACCGTCCAGTGGGGCTGACCAAGGCCGTGCTGTCCCTGCACACACAGAAGGAAGAGCAAGCCTTCCTCAGCCGCTTCCGAGACCTGGGCAGGCTGCGTGGACTGGACAGCTCTTCCACAGCCCCTTCTGCCCCTGGTGAGCGAG GCTGCCACCACAGCCCTGCACCCCAAAGCCGCAGACACCACTGCCGATCCAAAGCCAAGCGCTCACGCCACCACCAGAACCCCCGGGCTGAAACCCCCTGCTATGTCTCACACCCCTCACCTGTACCACCCTCCACCCCCTGGCCCCCCCCACCAGCCACTACCCCCTTCCCAGCAGTTGTCCAGCCCTACCCTCTCCAAGTGTTCTCCCCGAGAGGAGGCCCCCAGCCTCTTCCCCCGGCTCCCACATCTGTGCCCCAGGCTGCTTTCCCCACCCCTCTGGTGACCCCAATGGTGGCCTTGGTTCTCCCAAACTATCTGTTCCCAACCTCATCCAGCTATCCTTATGGGGCTCCCCAGACCCCTGCTGAAGGACCCGCTACTGCCTCGCACTCCCCTTCTCCATCCTTGCCCGCCCTCCCCCCCAGCCCTCCCCGAGGCCCAGACTCTCCACTGTTCAACTCAAGATGCAGCTCTCCACTCCAGCTCAATCTGCTGCAGCTTGAGGAGTCCCCCCGTGCTGAGGGGGCTGCCGTTGCAGGGGGCCCTGGGAGCAGTGCTGGCCCTCCACCTCCCAATGAGAAGGCTGCTGAGCCAGAGGCCAGACTG GTGGAGGTCACAGAGTCCTCCAATCAGGACGCGCTTTCCGGCTCCAGTGACCTGCTGGAGCTGCTGCTGCAAGAGGACTCACGCTCTGGCACAGGCTCCGCAGCCTCGGGCTCCTTAGGCTCCGGCTTGGGCTCTGGGTCTGGTTCAGGCTCCCATGAGGGGTGCAGCACCTCAGCCAGCATCACTC GCAGCAGCCAGAGCAGCCATACAAGCAAATACTTTGGCAGCATTGACTCTTCcgaggcagaggctggggctgCTCGGGCGGAGGCTGAGCCCGGGGACCAGGTGATTAAGTACGTGCTCCAGGATCCCATTTGGCTGCTTATGGCCAATGCTGATCAGCGTGTCATGATGACCTACCAGGTGCCCTCCAG GGATATGACCTCTGTACTGAAGCAGGATCGGGAGCGGCTCCGAGCCATGCAGAAGCAGCAGCCTCGGTTTTCAGAGGACCAGCGGCGGGAACTGGGCGCTGTGCACTCCTGGGTCCGGAAGGGCCAGCTGCCTCGGGCTCTTGATGTGATG GCCTGTGTGGACTGTGGGAGCAGCACCCAAGACCCTGGTCACCCTGATGACCCACTCTTCGAGCTGGATGGACTGGGGCTGGAGCCCATGGAGGAGGGTGGAGGCGAGCAAGGCAGCAGTGGTGGCGGCAGTGGTGAGGGTGAGGGCTGCGAGGAGGCCGGGGCCCAAGTTGGGGCCAAGGCCTCTAGCTCTCAGGACTTGgccatggaggaggaggaggaaggaaggagctcGGCCAGTCCAGCCTTACCTACAGCAGGAAACAGCGCCAGCTAG
- the PER1 gene encoding period circadian protein homolog 1 isoform X3, translated as MSGPLEGADGGGDPSPGESFCPGGVPSPGPPQHRPCPGPSLADDTDANSNGSSGNESNGHESRGASQRSSHSSSSGNGKDSALLETTESSKSTNSQSPSPPSSSIAYSLLSASSEQDNPSTSGCSSEQSARARTQKELMTALRELKLRLPPERRGKGRSGTLATLQYALACVKQVQANQEYYQQWSLEEGEPCSMDMSTYTLEELEHITSEYTLRNQDTFSVAVSFLTGRIVYISEQAAILLRCKRDVFRGTRFSELLAPQDVGVFYGSTAPSRLPTWGTGASAGSGLRDFTQEKSVFCRIRGGPDRDLGPRYQPFRLTPYVTKIRVSDGAPAQPCCLLIAERIHSGYEAPRIPPDKRIFTTRHTPSCLFQDVDERAAPLLGYLPQDLLGAPVLLFLHPEDRPLMLAIHKKILQLAGQPFDHSPIRFCARNGEYVTMDTSWAGFVHPWSRKVAFVLGRHKVRTAPLNEDVFTPPAPSPVLPLDTDIQELSEQIHRLLLQPVHSPSSTGFSGVGPMTSPGPLHSPGSSSDSNGGDAEGPGPPAPVTFQQICKDVHLVKHQGQQLFIESRAWPQPRTRLPATGTFKAKTLPCQSPDPELETGPAPIQAPLALAPEEAERKEASSSSYQQINCLDSILRYLESCNIPSTTKRKCASSSSYTTSSASDDDKQRTGPVPVGTKKDIIMMEDLPGLAPGPAPSPAPSPTVAPDPAPDAYRPVGLTKAVLSLHTQKEEQAFLSRFRDLGRLRGLDSSSTAPSAPGERGCHHSPAPQSRRHHCRSKAKRSRHHQNPRAETPCYVSHPSPVPPSTPWPPPPATTPFPAVVQPYPLQVFSPRGGPQPLPPAPTSVPQAAFPTPLVTPMVALVLPNYLFPTSSSYPYGAPQTPAEGPATASHSPSPSLPALPPSPPRGPDSPLFNSRCSSPLQLNLLQLEESPRAEGAAVAGGPGSSAGPPPPNEKAAEPEARLVEVTESSNQDALSGSSDLLELLLQEDSRSGTGSAASGSLGSGLGSGSGSGSHEGCSTSASITRSSQSSHTSKYFGSIDSSEAEAGAARAEAEPGDQVIKYVLQDPIWLLMANADQRVMMTYQVPSRDMTSVLKQDRERLRAMQKQQPRFSEDQRRELGAVHSWVRKGQLPRALDVMACVDCGSSTQDPGHPDDPLFELDGLGLEPMEEGGGEQGSSGGGSGEGEGCEEAGAQVGAKASSSQDLAMEEEEEGRSSASPALPTAGNSAS; from the exons ATGAGTGGCCCTCTAGAAGGGGCGGATGGAGGAGGGGACCCCAGTCCTGGAGAATCCTTTTGTCCTGGAGGGGTCCCATCCCCTGGGCCTCCACAGCACCGGCCTTGCCCAGGCCCCAGCCTGGCTGATGACACCGATGCCAACAGCAATGGTTCAAGCGGCAATGAGTCCAATGGGCATGAGTCCAGGGGTGCGTCTCAACGGAGCTCACACAGCTCCTCCTCAGGCAACGGCAAGGACTCAGCCCTGCTGGAGACCACTGAAAGCAGCAAGAG CACAAACTCTCAGAGCCCATCCCCACCCAGCAGTTCCATCGCctacagcctcctgagtgccAGCTCAGAGCAGGACAATCCATCCACCAGTGGCTGCAG CAGTGAACAGTCAGCCCGGGCAAGGACCCAGAAGGAACTCATGACAGCACTTCGAGAGCTCAAGCTTCGACTCCCGCCAGAGCGCCGGGGCAAGGGCCGCTCTGGGACCCTGGCCACACTGCAGTACGCATTGGCCTGTGTCAAGCAGGTGCAGG CCAACCAGGAATACTACCAGCAGTGGAGTCTGGAGGAGGGCGAGCCTTGCTCCATGGACATGTCCACCTACACATTGGAGGAGCTGGAGCACATCACGTCTGAGTACACACTTCGTAACCAG GATACCTTCTCGGTGGCTGTTTCCTTCCTGACGGGCCGAATTGTGTACATTTCGGAGCAGGCAGCCATCCTGCTGCGTTGCAAGCGAGACGTGTTCCGGGGTACCCGCTTCTCCGAGCTCCTGGCTCCCCAGGATGTGGGAGTTTTCTATGGTTCCACTGCTCCGTCTCGCCTGCCCACCTGGGGCACTGGGGCCTCTGCAG GTTCAGGCCTCAGGGACTTCACCCAGGAGAAGTCTGTTTTCTGTCGTATCAG GGGAGGTCCTGACCGGGACCTAGGGCCTCGGTACCAGCCATTCCGCCTTACCCCATATGTGACCAAGATCCGGGTCTCAGATGGGGCGCCTGCACAGCCATGCTGCCTGCTCATTGCAGAACGCATCCACTCGGGTTACGAAG CTCCTCGGATACCTCCTGACAAGAGGATTTTCACTACGAGGCACACACCCAGCTGCCTCTTCCAGGATGTAGATGAAAG GGCTGCCCCACTGCTGGGCTACCTGCCCCAGGACCTCCTGGGGGCCCCCGTGCTCCTGTTCCTGCATCCTGAAGACCGACCTCTCATGCTGGCTATCCACAAGAAGA TCCTGCAGTTGGCGGGCCAGCCCTTTGACCACTCCCCTATCCGCTTCTGTGCCCGCAACGGGGAATATGTCACCATGGACACTAGCTGGGCTGGTTTTGTGCACCCCTGGAGCCGCAAGGTAGCCTTCGTGTTGGGCCGCCACAAAGTTCGCAC GGCTCCCCTCAATGAGGACGTGTTCACTCCCCCGGCCCCCAGCCCAGTTCTGCCCCTGGACACTGATATCCAGGAGCTGTCAGAGCAGATCCACCGGCTGCTGCTGCAG CCTGTGCACAGCCCCAGCTCCACAGGCTTCTCTGGAGTTGGCCCTATGACATCCCCAGGCCCTCTCCACAGCCCTGGCTCCTCCAGTGATAGCAACGGGGGTGATGCAGAGGGACCTGGGCCTCCTGCACCA GTGACTTTCCAGCAGATCTGTAAGGATGTGCATCTGGTGAAGCACCAGGGGCAGCAGCTCTTTATTGAGTCTCGGGCCTGGCCTCAGCCCCGGACCCGCCTCCCTG CTACAGGCACATTCAAGGCCAAGACCCTTCCCTGCCAATCCCCAGACCCAGAGCTGGAGACAGGTCCTGCTCCCATCCAGGCCCCACTAGCCTTGGCCCCTGAGGAGGCCGAGAGGAAAGAGGCCTCCAGCTCCTCCTACCAACAGATCAACTGCCTGGACAGCATCCTCAG GTACCTGGAGAGCTGCAACATCCCCAGCACCACCAAGCGTAAatgtgcctcctcctcctcctacacCACCTCCTCAGCATCTGATGATGACAAGCAAAGGACAGGCCCAGTCCCTGTGGGGACCAAGAAAG ACATCATCATGATGGAGGACCTGCCTGGCCtagccccaggcccagcccccagcccagcccccagccccacagTAGCCCCTGACCCAGCCCCAGATGCCTACCGTCCAGTGGGGCTGACCAAGGCCGTGCTGTCCCTGCACACACAGAAGGAAGAGCAAGCCTTCCTCAGCCGCTTCCGAGACCTGGGCAGGCTGCGTGGACTGGACAGCTCTTCCACAGCCCCTTCTGCCCCTGGTGAGCGAG GCTGCCACCACAGCCCTGCACCCCAAAGCCGCAGACACCACTGCCGATCCAAAGCCAAGCGCTCACGCCACCACCAGAACCCCCGGGCTGAAACCCCCTGCTATGTCTCACACCCCTCACCTGTACCACCCTCCACCCCCTGGCCCCCCCCACCAGCCACTACCCCCTTCCCAGCAGTTGTCCAGCCCTACCCTCTCCAAGTGTTCTCCCCGAGAGGAGGCCCCCAGCCTCTTCCCCCGGCTCCCACATCTGTGCCCCAGGCTGCTTTCCCCACCCCTCTGGTGACCCCAATGGTGGCCTTGGTTCTCCCAAACTATCTGTTCCCAACCTCATCCAGCTATCCTTATGGGGCTCCCCAGACCCCTGCTGAAGGACCCGCTACTGCCTCGCACTCCCCTTCTCCATCCTTGCCCGCCCTCCCCCCCAGCCCTCCCCGAGGCCCAGACTCTCCACTGTTCAACTCAAGATGCAGCTCTCCACTCCAGCTCAATCTGCTGCAGCTTGAGGAGTCCCCCCGTGCTGAGGGGGCTGCCGTTGCAGGGGGCCCTGGGAGCAGTGCTGGCCCTCCACCTCCCAATGAGAAGGCTGCTGAGCCAGAGGCCAGACTG GTGGAGGTCACAGAGTCCTCCAATCAGGACGCGCTTTCCGGCTCCAGTGACCTGCTGGAGCTGCTGCTGCAAGAGGACTCACGCTCTGGCACAGGCTCCGCAGCCTCGGGCTCCTTAGGCTCCGGCTTGGGCTCTGGGTCTGGTTCAGGCTCCCATGAGGGGTGCAGCACCTCAGCCAGCATCACTC GCAGCAGCCAGAGCAGCCATACAAGCAAATACTTTGGCAGCATTGACTCTTCcgaggcagaggctggggctgCTCGGGCGGAGGCTGAGCCCGGGGACCAGGTGATTAAGTACGTGCTCCAGGATCCCATTTGGCTGCTTATGGCCAATGCTGATCAGCGTGTCATGATGACCTACCAGGTGCCCTCCAG GGATATGACCTCTGTACTGAAGCAGGATCGGGAGCGGCTCCGAGCCATGCAGAAGCAGCAGCCTCGGTTTTCAGAGGACCAGCGGCGGGAACTGGGCGCTGTGCACTCCTGGGTCCGGAAGGGCCAGCTGCCTCGGGCTCTTGATGTGATG GCCTGTGTGGACTGTGGGAGCAGCACCCAAGACCCTGGTCACCCTGATGACCCACTCTTCGAGCTGGATGGACTGGGGCTGGAGCCCATGGAGGAGGGTGGAGGCGAGCAAGGCAGCAGTGGTGGCGGCAGTGGTGAGGGTGAGGGCTGCGAGGAGGCCGGGGCCCAAGTTGGGGCCAAGGCCTCTAGCTCTCAGGACTTGgccatggaggaggaggaggaaggaaggagctcGGCCAGTCCAGCCTTACCTACAGCAGGAAACAGCGCCAGCTAG